A genomic window from Armatimonadota bacterium includes:
- a CDS encoding DNA glycosylase produces MANTLLINPSELNLLHTLTPGQAFRWRMDADGRWTGVVRGRIMRIWQEETEVKYEIFPNASDEDLLCRYFRLEVCLARLYADFIRADERLKKIIERFKGLRVLQQEPEETLFSYICSTANSISRIVSAIEAISSRYGERIANLDGVDYYSFPSAEAIARADPNELAEIAGLGFRAANLHSVARQILDRPNGWLNSLKEASYEEARRELLAIRGVGLKIADCVLLFSLGKDQAFPVDTHIYNVAVKYYMLELRGKSLTPRIYQHIVDYFQAKFGAFAGWAQEYLYYDDLISERPQK; encoded by the coding sequence ATGGCGAACACGCTCTTGATAAATCCAAGCGAGCTCAATTTACTTCATACTCTTACCCCTGGTCAAGCTTTCCGCTGGAGAATGGATGCTGATGGGAGATGGACGGGGGTTGTTCGCGGCCGCATTATGCGAATCTGGCAAGAGGAAACCGAGGTCAAATATGAAATTTTCCCGAATGCCAGCGATGAGGACTTACTTTGTCGTTATTTTCGATTGGAAGTATGCCTTGCGCGTTTATATGCCGATTTTATCCGTGCAGACGAGCGTCTAAAGAAAATTATTGAACGGTTCAAAGGTCTTAGAGTGCTGCAACAAGAGCCCGAGGAGACGCTTTTTTCTTATATATGTTCAACTGCAAACTCAATCTCTCGCATTGTAAGTGCAATTGAGGCGATTTCTAGCAGGTATGGTGAGAGAATTGCTAATCTTGATGGAGTTGATTACTATTCTTTCCCATCAGCTGAAGCTATTGCGCGTGCAGACCCTAATGAGCTTGCCGAAATCGCTGGGTTGGGCTTCAGAGCAGCGAATCTCCATTCGGTGGCAAGACAGATTCTAGACAGGCCGAATGGATGGCTAAATTCTCTTAAAGAAGCAAGTTACGAAGAGGCGCGCCGGGAGCTTCTCGCCATCAGGGGTGTGGGGTTGAAGATTGCGGATTGCGTTCTTCTTTTCTCATTGGGTAAGGACCAAGCTTTCCCTGTGGACACCCATATCTACAACGTTGCTGTGAAGTACTACATGCTAGAACTGCGGGGCAAGTCTCTAACTCCGCGCATCTATCAGCACATTGTGGATTATTTTCAAGCGAAATTTGGGGCATTTGCCGGATGGGCACAGGAATATCTTTACTATGATGATCTCATATCCGAGCGTCCTCAGAAATAA